The genomic segment GTGCGGTGGCATTTTGATGTAAAACCCTGACATCCAGTGTTGATCGCGCATTATCGTGTGATAAGGATGAAGGACGAAAAATGACAGCCAGTTGCTTACATTGTGGTGATCCCATTCCAGCCCATTCAGACGGGGGTGAAGGATTCTGCTGTAAAGGCTGTCACGGGGCTTATGAACTCATCAATGGTCTGGGGCTCAAAACCTACTACGAGCGCCGGGTTATCGACCCTGAAGCCAAGGCATTGCGCCCTGAAGATGAAGGCGTCGTCATTGATTATCACGCCCATATTATTGAAGATGAGGGTGATGTAAAAACCCTTTACCTCATGGTGGAAGGAATCCATTGCGCCGCGTGTGTTTGGTTGATCGAAACCGCCCTTGGTCGCCAAGAAGGCGTGCGCCAAGCCCGGGTTAATATGTCCACACGCCGCCTTGTTCTTAAATGGCAAGGTGAGGAGATTGATCCCAACGCGCTTGTCGCCATGATCACGGGGCTGGGCTATCGTCTGGTGCCTTATGACCCCTGTCTTTTAAATTCAGAAAATGAAAAAGGCGAAAAAGAGCTTTTGCGCGCCATGGCAGTTGCCGGGTTTGCCGCAGCAAATGTGATGCTCTTTAGCGTGTCGATCTGGGCGGGCTATTCCCAAGGGATGATGGAAAGCACGCGCGATCTCATGCATTGGCTGTCTGCCCTTGTGGCCCTGCCGGCTGTGGCCTATGCGGGGAGACCATTTTTTCGCTCTGCCCTCACGGCCTTGCGCATTGGGCGGCTCAATATGGATGTGCCAATCTCACTTGCGGTCTTATTAGCAGCGGGTATGAGCCTGTTTCAGGTGATCAATGGGGCGGAACATGCCTATTTTGATTCTGCTATCAGTTTATTATTCTTCCTCCTCGTTGGGCGATATCTTGATCGTCGGGCACGCGGACGTGCGCGCGGCGCGGCAGAACATCTCCTTGGCTTAAATGCTGTGGCCGTCACGGTCTTAAATGAGGATGGAACAAAATCGCTTTTGCCGCCTGATCAGGTCAAAGACAAAATGATTGTCCTATGTGCTGCGGGTGAGCGTGTCGCAGTTGATGGCGAAGTGATTGATGGTCAGTCAGATATTGATACCAGCTTGATTTCAGGCGAGTCGGTACCTGTTATGGTAAAAACTGAAGATCAGGTTTTTGCAGGCACGACTAATTTATCAGCCCCACTTAAAATCCGCGTCAATGCCACAGGGGAAGGCACCCTATTGGCAGAGATCGTGCGCCTGATGGAAGAGGCTGAAGCCGGGCGGGCAAACTATGTAGCCTTGGCTGATCGTGTCGCGCGCTATTACGCCCCGGTTGTGCATATCTTATCTTTGGTGACCTTTGTTTACTGGTTCTTCCTTGGCGGGGTTGTCTGGAACGAGGCATTACTTAATGCCATTGCGGTTTTGATCATCACATGTCCGTGCGCTTTGGCCTTGGCGGTCCCTGTGGTGCAGGTCATTGCCTCAGGTCGCTTGATGCGCCAAGGTATTTTGGTCAAAA from the Candidatus Terasakiella magnetica genome contains:
- a CDS encoding heavy metal translocating P-type ATPase metal-binding domain-containing protein: MTASCLHCGDPIPAHSDGGEGFCCKGCHGAYELINGLGLKTYYERRVIDPEAKALRPEDEGVVIDYHAHIIEDEGDVKTLYLMVEGIHCAACVWLIETALGRQEGVRQARVNMSTRRLVLKWQGEEIDPNALVAMITGLGYRLVPYDPCLLNSENEKGEKELLRAMAVAGFAAANVMLFSVSIWAGYSQGMMESTRDLMHWLSALVALPAVAYAGRPFFRSALTALRIGRLNMDVPISLAVLLAAGMSLFQVINGAEHAYFDSAISLLFFLLVGRYLDRRARGRARGAAEHLLGLNAVAVTVLNEDGTKSLLPPDQVKDKMIVLCAAGERVAVDGEVIDGQSDIDTSLISGESVPVMVKTEDQVFAGTTNLSAPLKIRVNATGEGTLLAEIVRLMEEAEAGRANYVALADRVARYYAPVVHILSLVTFVYWFFLGGVVWNEALLNAIAVLIITCPCALALAVPVVQVIASGRLMRQGILVKTGTALERLARVKNVVFDKTGTLTLGRAQFVNADSFSQEELELAASLAGASKHPLSRALCRAVPHIAVRSGVKEVPGCGLEAQGVRLGSRQWCGNQEAALCDGPELWLAIEGQAAKCLKFSDHLRGDAKEVIERLKGLSYDVHLLSGDRLEPAQKVADELKIENWQAQCSPSDKCEALEKMEAPFMVGDGLNDAPALAAASVSLSPSSAIDVSQNTADAVFQGEKLRPVLEVLGVARKADKLVKQNIGLAFLYNSITVPLAVAGYVTPLIAAVAMSTSSLVVIANALRLSRGKVS